In Planococcus versutus, the DNA window AGTAGTTGACAGTGTTCCTCAAAAAGGCTTTTTTGGTAATCCAAAAGGACTTTTTACTTTATTCTTTACAGAATTCTGGGAACGTTTTTCTTATTATGGAATGCGCGCCATTCTAGTTTTCTATATGTATTACGAAATTTCGGATGGCGGTCTTGGTCTTGACCAAACAACCGCTTTGTCCATCATGTCCATATACGGATCACTTGTTTACATGTCCGGAATTATTGGGGGCTGGTTAGCCGATAGGATATTTGGGACGTCAAAGGCCGTTTTTTATGGTGGAATTCTTATTATGCTCGGGCATATTGCCTTAGCAATACCTGGTAATTTAGCGTTATTCTTTGTTTCAATGGTTCTGATTGTTCTTGGTACCGGTTTATTAAAACCAAACGTATCGAGTGTTGTAGGCGAAATTTACGCAGACAATGATGATCGTCGCGATGCAGGATTCAGTATTTTCTATATGGGTATCAACATGGGTGGTTTCCTTGCCCCATTAATCGTTGGTACAGTTGGCATGAGAATCAGTTTTCACTTAGGATTCAGTATTGCAGCTGTCGGGATGTTTATTGGTTTAGTTATTTTCGTTTTAACGAAAAAGAAAAATCTTGGATTAGCGGGAACGATTGTACCCAATCCGCTATTGCCTTCTGAACGCAAGAAAACGATTCTTATTTTTAGTATTAGTACATTAATCATTGCCGCAGCCGTAGCTATTGGCATTCCAACAGGACTCTTAACTTTCGATAGCTTTGTCGCAATCGTCGGTATTTTTGGCATCATGATTCCAATCGCTTATTTCACTGTTATGTACCGCAGTAAGAAAACAACAGAAGTAGAGCGTTCACATTTACTAGCATACATTCCATTGTTCATTGCCTCAGTCATGTTCTGGGCTATCCAAGAACAAGGTTCAACCATTCTTGCAGCATACGCAGATAAACGAACAAACCTTGAATTTGCAGGCATTACAATTTCTCCTGCTTGGTTCCAATCGTTAAACCCATTATTCATCATCACGTTAGCTCCAGTATTTGCATGGTTATGGGTTAAGCTTGGAAACAAGCAACCGTCTATTCCGAAAAAATTCTCGCTTGGGTTATTATTTGCCGGATTGTCTTTCTTGGTTATTTTGCTACCGGTTTACTTTGGCGGACCAACAGCACTGGTCAATCCACTTTGGCTAGTACTTAGTTACTTTATCGTTGTATTAGGTGAGCTTTGTTTGTCGCCCGTTGGATTATCAGCAACTACGAAATTGGCACCTGCCGCTTTCTCAGCTCAAACAATGAGCCTGTGGTTCCTATCCAACGCAGCAGCTCAAGCTATCAATGCACAATTAGTTAAATTCTATACAGTCGAAAACGAAATGATGTACTTTGGTATCATCGGAGGAACGTCAATCGTTCTAAGTATTTTGCTATTCGTCTTCGCACCACGTATCCAAGGATTTATGAAAGGCGTCCGTTAATCTCTAGAAAAGCCTTATTCCTAGTCAGTTCTGACAGACGTAAGAAAAGCGGAAGCCGCTATCTAACCTAAAAAACGCCCGACAGTTTTTACTGTCGGGCGTTTTTCGATTCTTTCCATAAAGCATTTCTATCGCTCTACAATCATGCCCATTTGACGAGCAAACGCAATCGCTTGATCAGAAGACACTGTGCAGCCTTGAAGCTTGTCAATCGACACTTGGATGCTTTCGAATGTGTTCGAGCTTAAGTCAATGCCTTGGAGACTTGTTTGTGTAAAGTTGGTATCATTCATATCGCACATACAGAATTCACTAGCTTTGAGTTCCATCTCATAAAAGTCAGAAAACCGCATAGAAGAAGAAACAAAACTTACCGTGTTGCATAGAGAGAAACCGAATGTCGCGTAATTCAAGATGCACTCATCAAAAAGTGTATGGCGAATTCCTGCTTCAGTAAAATTAGCTCCCATTAATTTGGAGTTGCGAAATTCCGTACGATGAAAAACCGCACGGCTCAAATCGATATTCGACAAATCACAATTCAAAAAGAGTACATCCACGAATTCTGAGCGCGGCCAACTAATTTCAAGAAAGTTAACATTTTCAAATACTACACGGTCTATATGAAGAGCTTCTTCTGTACTAAAATCTATAGTTTCTTGTGTAATTTGACAATTGCTTATGTATTGGTCGTCTAATGCATCGACAAAAGAACGTGTTTCTAAATCCTTTGGAAGGATTGGTTCTAACCTTTTGTTTTTTTTCATAATACTGACTTCCTTTCATGAACATATAAAAGACCACTCCAGTATCAGAGCAGTCTTTTAGACATTTATTTATTTTTCACTAGCTCTTTATCTAAACATTTATCAATAATTTCAGGCAAGTCGATTCGATCTTCTGTCACTTCAACTTGGTATAATTTATTGTCATGCATGAATTTAAAGATCCCATTATCAAAGTCTGTGCCAATTTCTTTAAAGAAAATCCCTTCAAGCTGACAGCTTTTCGATTGCGTGAAATTGACTTTATAGCTATCGCCGTCTTTCATCAAGTAACAGCGTACGCCTTTTTCAAACTCGTCCCCTTCAACGCCTTTAACTGTGCGTGCCACCGAAACGACATGCAAGTCCACAAATGGAATTTCACGAAGCAGCATATTTAAGAAAGATCCTTTAGTGATTTCTTCCCATCTACTTTTCGCTGTTTGCCCAATAATGATTTGAGTTACATTGTGGTCATGTGCTACTTCAGCGATAACTTTTGCAGAGGGGCGTTTTTCATTATCACGAACAATAAACTCCTCAGCTCCGTATTCTTCAGCAAGCTCTTTCCATCGTTGCATATAGGAAACTTTGTCTGCATCAAATTCATCCACAGATTTCGAGTCTACTGTTAAAATATACAAAGGACAGTCCAACATGGTCGCCAATTTATTTCCCCGATGGATTAATCGTTCTCCATTTGGTCCGTAAAAAACACATACCAAAATGCTTTCATCCATGCGTCCTCTGATTTTTTTCATTTATGTTCACCCCCCTGAGAATATCATTCAGAACCTGATATTCAAAACTATGAAATTATACTTCCTCTACTAAAGAAAATCAAGAGTTTCAGTCCACAATCCACTAATTGAACTTCTTAACTTTTGTTTGATACTTGCGTGACAAATGAAAAGTCTGTTGATTTCCTGTATAATTTAATTTGATTGCTTTATGATCCTCAATCGACTAAGAGAGACGAAACTCTTCCCTTCATTATATACACGTTCACAAACTTATTCAGCCATAAGAGCTTATTTACTCTACTACAGGAGGTTTTGCTGTGTATCTTTTGATTTTAGCCATTTTAATCCCTTTTTTTGTTGCTGCGTTGATGCCGCTCATACATAAACGACTGGAACCATTTCATCTCGGTTGGTTCGTCTTACTCGTTCCACTTGTACTGTTCGCTTTGTTTGTTAGTCAAATCCCAGCTATTTCTAATGGCGACACATTGATCCAAACTATTCACTGGATTCCTTCAATAGGCATTAATTTCACTGCCTACTTGGACGGCCTCGGTTTAATTATGGCACTACTCATTACTGGCATGGGTAGTCTAGTTGTTCTTTACTCCATCTACTATTTATCACCATCTGATTCTTTTCCGCATTTTTACGCTTACCTATTGCTGTTTATGGGAGCAATGCTTGGCGTGGTCTTATCTGATAACCTCATTGTGTTGTATGTATTCTGGGAATTAACCAGTATTTCCTCTTTCCTATTGATTGCTTTTTGGTATCATCGTAAAAATTCACGGTACGGTGCTCAAAAATCGTTATTAATCACCGTTTTTGGCGGATTAGGTATGCTTGCTGGATTTTTAATGCTGCATGGCATAACAGGTACGTTTAGTATTCGTGAAATTATTGCCGTGATGGTCCAATATACTGATCATGGCTTGTTTTACCCCGCGATGTTCTTGATTTTACTCGGAGCATTTACAAAATCAGCGCAATTTCCTTTTCATATTTGGTTGCCGGATGCTATGGAAGCACCGACCCCGGTCAGTGCTTATTTGCACTCTGCAACAATGGTGAAAGCGGGTTTGTATTTAGTGGCTCGGTTTACCCCTATTTTCGGCGGCACCGCCTCTTGGTTTTGGACGGTTACGATTGTGGGGCTTATCACACTGTTCTGGGGAGCTTTTTGCGCAGTCCGACAAACCGATTTAAAAGCGCTTCTGGCGTATTCTACAATTAGCCAACTAGGCTTAATCATGAGTTTGCTCGGTCTCGGCTCAGCCGCTTTGCATTTTGGTGATGGTGAACAAGGTGCATTATACGGTTTAGCTATCTTTGCCGCTTTGTTTCATCTGGTCAATCATTCGACATTCAAAGGTGCACTTTTCATGGTCGTCGGCATTATCGATCACCAAGTGGGCACACGCGACATCCGAAGACTCGGTGGACTCATGGCCGCATTGCCCATTACCTTTACTTTTGCTGTAATTGGTAGCTTTTCAATGGCGGGTCTGCCATTTTTCAATGGGTTTTTAAGTAAAGAAATGTTCTTTGCTTCTACGGTAAATGCTGTGGGTCTGCCTCTATTTGGCGTGCCTACATGGGGCTTGCTGATTCCACTTATTGCTTGGATCGCTTCTGTCTTTACGTTTGTTTACTGTATGATTTTTGTGTTCCGAACGTTTTTTGGGACACCACAACTCAAAAAAGTCGACAGAAAACCTGTCGAGCCGACACTCGGCATGTTAATTTCTCCAGCGATTCTTTGCGTATTGATTATTGGCTTGTTTTTTGCTCCCAACTTATTGGGCGATCATTTATTAAAACCTGCATTACAAGGGATTATTCCCGACATTTCAGGCGCGGCTCCTCAAATTTCTGCTTGGCACGGTGTGAACATTGAATCGTTGATGACCTTCGGTATTATTGCTGTTGGAACTTTGTTGTTTTTATCATTACGCCGTTGGATCATCATTTACCGACTTCAACCTGCAGGATGGACATTTACCGCGTTTTACAATGCCTTTTTAAAAGGGTTAAAACAAACAGCCAATTGGACGACTACGCATTATATGACTGGTCACTTACCAGCTTATTTTTCTTATATCTTTTTGTTCTTCATAGTTGTTGCGGGAGGCACATTTGTTTATACAGACGCTTTAGCAATCGACTTTACAAACGATTCTCCGATCAGCTTATATGAAGCACTACTAACTGCTGTGATGGCTATTGCTGCCATTAGCATTTTGTTTACCAAGTCTCATCTTTCAGCCATTTTGTTAAATGGTGTATTAGGATTTTCAATCGCTATTTTCTTTGTGTTGTTCCGTGCACCTGACCTTGCCTTAACTCAATTGGTGATTGAAACAGTGACCACGGTCCTTTTCTTGCTATGCTTTCATTTTTTACCTGAATGGACAACTGAACGTTCTTCCAAACGAATCAAAGTCCGAAATGCCGTCATAGCCATTGGGGCTGGCGTGACTGTGACTTTAATCGGATTAACGGTTAATAGTGGACCATTATTCGATAGCATTTCTAGTTATTTTGAAAACTCCTATGAACTGACGGGTGGAGACAATATTGTGAACTCCATTTTAGGAGATTTTCGTGCATTTGATACGATGCTCGAATCGCTTGTGTTGTTCATTGCAGGTCTTGGCGTTTATACCTTGATCCGTTTAAAACTGGGAAAGGGGCCTGAAAAAGATGAACATCAATGACGTAATTTTAAAAACAGTCTCCAAAGCCGTTGTGTTAATCATTTTCACTTTCGGCATTTACTTATTTTTTTCTGGGCATAATCAGCCAGGTGGCGGATTTATTGGTGGATTGGTCATTGCTTCTGCATTTGTTTTAATGTTTTTATCTTATGACTCCGAAACCGTGAGCGATGCATTGCCTATTGATTTTAAAAAACTTTCTGCACTTGGCGTTTTACTCGCTATGATGAGTGGCGTGGCTCCTTTGTTTTTCGGCAAAGCATTTTTAAGTCAAAGTTTTGGCTATTTTGATTTGCCGATTTTCGGAAAAACCGAATTAGCAACTGTTACCATATTCGAAGCCGGCATCGCATTAACGGTTATAGGCGTTGTCGTGAACATAATTCTTAGTATAAGTGAGGATGAGTAGCCTGTGGAATCTATGATCATTGTTTTGGTCGGCGTCCTTACCACGGTCGCCATCTATCTAGTTTTATCCAAAAACGTGGTTCGCGTTATTTTAGGAACGGCGATTTTATCTCATGCAGTGCATTTGCTCATCTTGTCGATGGGAGATTTAAAAATAGGAACGGTTCCTCTTCTTGGTGAAGAGGCATCTACATATGTAGATGCCTTACCACAAGCTTTGATTTTGACAGCGATTGTCATTAGCTTTGCTGTGACTGCATTTATTCTCGTGCTTGCTTATCGAGCTTATCAAGAGCTAGGAACCGATGACTTAGGCGCTATGAGAGGTTCTCAAGATGAATAGCCTGTTAGTATTCCCTATGTTGTTGCCAATCATTGTCGGTGTGTTGTTGATCTTTCTTCGGACTTACGGGCGTCTCCAAGCATGGGTCAGTATCGGAGCAATGGTCATAACCACAAGCATTTCCGGTTTTCTGTTGCATCAAGTTCAAACGAACGGCATTATTCGTTTAGACTTTGGTGGCTGGGAACCACCTTTTGGTATTTTGTTTGTTGCCGATTCGTTTTCTGTGTTGCTCGTTTTAACAGCTAGTTTAATCACAGCGATTTGCTTAAGTTATGCATTAATTTCTACAAGCAAAGAACTTCAAACGATGTATTTTTATCCTACTGTCTTGTTTTTGATTGCTGGCGTTAACGGATCTTTTTTAACAGGTGATTTGTTCAATTTATTTGTCTGTTTTGAAGTGATGTTATTGTCGTCGTATGTCTTATTAACTTTAGGAAATTCCAAACGACAATTGAGAGAAGCCATCAAATACGTTTCGATTAATATTGTTTCGTCTTGGTTCTTTCTTGTCGCATTAGCTTTTCTGTATGGAACTCTCGGCACATTGAATATGGCGCATATGGCTGTGCGTGTAGCCGAAGTTGGTCAAACCCCTCTTTTAACCACAATTAGCATTGTGTTTTTAATCGTTTTCAGCTTAAAAGCGGGGTTGTTGCTGTATTTCTGGCTCCCAGGTTCTTATAGTTCTCCGCCAATCGTCACTTCAGCATTATTTGGGGCCTTGTTAACGAAAGTAGGAATTTACGCTCTTTTCCGAGTTTTTTCGCTCATTTTTTACCACCAACCGGAAGTTACTCATACCATTATTGGCGTGATGGCTGCATTAACGTTAATCGGCGGTAGTTTAGGCGCAATTGCCTTTAACGATATTCGCAGCATTGCAGCTTATAATGTGGTCATTGCGGTTGGGTTTATGCTTGTCGGCTTGGCGATTTCTACACCATCAGCCATTGAAGGCTCTATTTATTACGTCATTCACGATATGGTAGCAAAAGCTTTATTGTTTTTGGTCATCGGTACCATGGTCACATTAAGTGGAACTTCAAAAATGGCCGGAATGAGTGGGTTAATGAAAAACTACCCTCTACTTGGCTGGTCGTTCTTTATTACGATGCTTTCACTCGCGGGCATTCCACCGCTTAGTGGATTTATCGGCAAGATTCTATTATCAAGTGCAGCCATTGATAGTGGCTCATATGTATTATTAGCACTTGCCTTACTTTCAAGTTTATTCGTGCTTTACTCTTTGCTTCGGATCTTTAAAAACTGCTTTTGGGGTGAAACCATTGTCAGTAAAGAAGAGCAATTGCCTCTGCGCAGAGGCGTATTAATTCCTTGTTTAGTGTTGGTTGCGTTAACGATTGCTCTTGGGTTAGGCACTGAATACATGGCGCCTTATATTACAAACGCAGCTGAAACTCTACTAAATCCGGACATTTACGTTGATGCGGTATTGGGCAACATTCAGTAAATCCACTTTTTCTTGAAAGGAGTGACGTAGCATGCCCGCTCAGTTTTTATTAAATCTCACCATCGCCTTCTTATGGACGTTATTAATGGACGAGAACGCTTTTTATCTCTCGACCTTTTTAACAGGCTATTTAATTGGCATCGGAATTTTGTTTTTGATGCATCGCTTTTTTGGAACTAAGTTCTACTTATTGCGTGTCTACTCTACGATTAAACTATTGTTTATTTTTAATTCGGAATTATTTCAATCGAGTTTGCTTATTATGAAGCAAATATTAAGCCCAAAATTAGACATTAAGCCTGGAATTTTTACTTATGAACATAGCATGGAAGGCGATTACGAGTTGACCACGCTTGCTCTTTTGCTTACATTGACTCCAGGTTCTGTCGTGATGGAAGTTTCACCAGATGGCAGAACCTTCTACATCCACGCAATGGACGTCGAAAGTTCTCGTGACTCTGTATTAAAGTCGATTAAAGTGTTTGAAAAAGCGATTATGGAGGTGACGAGAAATTGATCGATACTATACTGACAATTGCCTTATCGTTGTTTATTTTAGCAATCATTCTCGCTTTGTACCGTATCATTTGGGGGCCTTCTATGCCCGATCGTGTAGTGGCACTGGATATGATTGGCGTAAATTTGATTTCAGGAGTTGCTGTATTTTCAGTCGTTCTCAATACACACGCTTTTCTCGAAGTCATTTTAATTGTAGGGATTTTAGCATTTATTAGCACGCTTGCGTTGGCACGGTTTGTGGAAAGGGGCGATATCGTTGAGCATAAACATGATCGGTGAATATGTGGGGGTTCTCCTTATTTTGATTGGGAGCATAATGGCGGTAATTAGCGCGATTGGCATTCTTCGTTTGCCCGATGTTTATACCCGTTCACACGCGGCTACGAAAAGTTCCACGTTAGCGGTGTTGTTGTCATTGTCCGGTACATTTATTTATTTTTGGGCATCTGAAAACTTTATCAGCGTGCGCATCTTACTCGGGATCACATTCGTTTTTTTAACTGCTCCCGTTTCAGGTCATTTAATTACACGAGCAGCTTACCGTTCAAATGTGAAACTGGCCAATGCTTCGACAGAAGACGCCTTAGCAAAATTGTTTAAAAACAAATAAAGAGTAACTTTATAAAAAGCATTGGGCGCGTATTCGTTCCTAATGCTTTTTCATCAAGGCTTTACGTTTTATCCCTTCGTAATTAGGGAATAAACGTATGAAACAATAGAACTAGTAGAAAGCAGGATGTTAAATGGCTGTA includes these proteins:
- a CDS encoding peptide MFS transporter, which codes for MSEKYTRQQVVDSVPQKGFFGNPKGLFTLFFTEFWERFSYYGMRAILVFYMYYEISDGGLGLDQTTALSIMSIYGSLVYMSGIIGGWLADRIFGTSKAVFYGGILIMLGHIALAIPGNLALFFVSMVLIVLGTGLLKPNVSSVVGEIYADNDDRRDAGFSIFYMGINMGGFLAPLIVGTVGMRISFHLGFSIAAVGMFIGLVIFVLTKKKNLGLAGTIVPNPLLPSERKKTILIFSISTLIIAAAVAIGIPTGLLTFDSFVAIVGIFGIMIPIAYFTVMYRSKKTTEVERSHLLAYIPLFIASVMFWAIQEQGSTILAAYADKRTNLEFAGITISPAWFQSLNPLFIITLAPVFAWLWVKLGNKQPSIPKKFSLGLLFAGLSFLVILLPVYFGGPTALVNPLWLVLSYFIVVLGELCLSPVGLSATTKLAPAAFSAQTMSLWFLSNAAAQAINAQLVKFYTVENEMMYFGIIGGTSIVLSILLFVFAPRIQGFMKGVR
- a CDS encoding pentapeptide repeat-containing protein, producing MKKNKRLEPILPKDLETRSFVDALDDQYISNCQITQETIDFSTEEALHIDRVVFENVNFLEISWPRSEFVDVLFLNCDLSNIDLSRAVFHRTEFRNSKLMGANFTEAGIRHTLFDECILNYATFGFSLCNTVSFVSSSMRFSDFYEMELKASEFCMCDMNDTNFTQTSLQGIDLSSNTFESIQVSIDKLQGCTVSSDQAIAFARQMGMIVER
- a CDS encoding universal stress protein; protein product: MKKIRGRMDESILVCVFYGPNGERLIHRGNKLATMLDCPLYILTVDSKSVDEFDADKVSYMQRWKELAEEYGAEEFIVRDNEKRPSAKVIAEVAHDHNVTQIIIGQTAKSRWEEITKGSFLNMLLREIPFVDLHVVSVARTVKGVEGDEFEKGVRCYLMKDGDSYKVNFTQSKSCQLEGIFFKEIGTDFDNGIFKFMHDNKLYQVEVTEDRIDLPEIIDKCLDKELVKNK
- a CDS encoding Na+/H+ antiporter subunit A; the protein is MYLLILAILIPFFVAALMPLIHKRLEPFHLGWFVLLVPLVLFALFVSQIPAISNGDTLIQTIHWIPSIGINFTAYLDGLGLIMALLITGMGSLVVLYSIYYLSPSDSFPHFYAYLLLFMGAMLGVVLSDNLIVLYVFWELTSISSFLLIAFWYHRKNSRYGAQKSLLITVFGGLGMLAGFLMLHGITGTFSIREIIAVMVQYTDHGLFYPAMFLILLGAFTKSAQFPFHIWLPDAMEAPTPVSAYLHSATMVKAGLYLVARFTPIFGGTASWFWTVTIVGLITLFWGAFCAVRQTDLKALLAYSTISQLGLIMSLLGLGSAALHFGDGEQGALYGLAIFAALFHLVNHSTFKGALFMVVGIIDHQVGTRDIRRLGGLMAALPITFTFAVIGSFSMAGLPFFNGFLSKEMFFASTVNAVGLPLFGVPTWGLLIPLIAWIASVFTFVYCMIFVFRTFFGTPQLKKVDRKPVEPTLGMLISPAILCVLIIGLFFAPNLLGDHLLKPALQGIIPDISGAAPQISAWHGVNIESLMTFGIIAVGTLLFLSLRRWIIIYRLQPAGWTFTAFYNAFLKGLKQTANWTTTHYMTGHLPAYFSYIFLFFIVVAGGTFVYTDALAIDFTNDSPISLYEALLTAVMAIAAISILFTKSHLSAILLNGVLGFSIAIFFVLFRAPDLALTQLVIETVTTVLFLLCFHFLPEWTTERSSKRIKVRNAVIAIGAGVTVTLIGLTVNSGPLFDSISSYFENSYELTGGDNIVNSILGDFRAFDTMLESLVLFIAGLGVYTLIRLKLGKGPEKDEHQ
- a CDS encoding Na(+)/H(+) antiporter subunit B, producing the protein MNINDVILKTVSKAVVLIIFTFGIYLFFSGHNQPGGGFIGGLVIASAFVLMFLSYDSETVSDALPIDFKKLSALGVLLAMMSGVAPLFFGKAFLSQSFGYFDLPIFGKTELATVTIFEAGIALTVIGVVVNIILSISEDE
- a CDS encoding Na(+)/H(+) antiporter subunit C, which encodes MESMIIVLVGVLTTVAIYLVLSKNVVRVILGTAILSHAVHLLILSMGDLKIGTVPLLGEEASTYVDALPQALILTAIVISFAVTAFILVLAYRAYQELGTDDLGAMRGSQDE
- a CDS encoding Na+/H+ antiporter subunit D, whose product is MNSLLVFPMLLPIIVGVLLIFLRTYGRLQAWVSIGAMVITTSISGFLLHQVQTNGIIRLDFGGWEPPFGILFVADSFSVLLVLTASLITAICLSYALISTSKELQTMYFYPTVLFLIAGVNGSFLTGDLFNLFVCFEVMLLSSYVLLTLGNSKRQLREAIKYVSINIVSSWFFLVALAFLYGTLGTLNMAHMAVRVAEVGQTPLLTTISIVFLIVFSLKAGLLLYFWLPGSYSSPPIVTSALFGALLTKVGIYALFRVFSLIFYHQPEVTHTIIGVMAALTLIGGSLGAIAFNDIRSIAAYNVVIAVGFMLVGLAISTPSAIEGSIYYVIHDMVAKALLFLVIGTMVTLSGTSKMAGMSGLMKNYPLLGWSFFITMLSLAGIPPLSGFIGKILLSSAAIDSGSYVLLALALLSSLFVLYSLLRIFKNCFWGETIVSKEEQLPLRRGVLIPCLVLVALTIALGLGTEYMAPYITNAAETLLNPDIYVDAVLGNIQ
- a CDS encoding Na+/H+ antiporter subunit E encodes the protein MPAQFLLNLTIAFLWTLLMDENAFYLSTFLTGYLIGIGILFLMHRFFGTKFYLLRVYSTIKLLFIFNSELFQSSLLIMKQILSPKLDIKPGIFTYEHSMEGDYELTTLALLLTLTPGSVVMEVSPDGRTFYIHAMDVESSRDSVLKSIKVFEKAIMEVTRN
- a CDS encoding Na(+)/H(+) antiporter subunit F1; this translates as MIDTILTIALSLFILAIILALYRIIWGPSMPDRVVALDMIGVNLISGVAVFSVVLNTHAFLEVILIVGILAFISTLALARFVERGDIVEHKHDR
- a CDS encoding Na+/H+ antiporter subunit G — its product is MSINMIGEYVGVLLILIGSIMAVISAIGILRLPDVYTRSHAATKSSTLAVLLSLSGTFIYFWASENFISVRILLGITFVFLTAPVSGHLITRAAYRSNVKLANASTEDALAKLFKNK